A region from the Sulfurivermis fontis genome encodes:
- a CDS encoding spermidine synthase, translated as MALLWFRQDGATRYEVRSAGNARRLYTNGVFHSQYNPRQPVSGSVWDLLMLPAFFAPREVRRVLVLGVGGGAVIRQLNHFLAPQRIVGVELNPVHLEVARRFFGVRAANVSLHEADALRWVRQYRGPPFDLIIDDLFGDADGEPRRVVAADGRWLRRLGRLLAPDGTLVFNFAALAELQACAWFHEETLRRRYPSAFRLTAPQYENAIAALLSRPTPTARLRRQLAAWPDLDPARRSCRLNYRIRRL; from the coding sequence ATGGCCCTGCTCTGGTTCCGCCAGGACGGCGCGACCCGCTATGAGGTGCGCAGCGCCGGCAATGCGCGGCGGCTCTATACCAACGGTGTATTCCACAGCCAGTACAACCCGCGTCAGCCGGTGAGTGGCAGTGTGTGGGATCTGTTGATGCTGCCGGCCTTTTTTGCGCCGCGGGAGGTGCGACGGGTGCTGGTGCTGGGGGTGGGCGGCGGTGCGGTGATCCGTCAGCTCAACCACTTCCTCGCTCCGCAGCGCATCGTCGGCGTCGAACTCAATCCGGTGCACTTGGAGGTGGCGCGGCGCTTTTTTGGCGTGCGCGCCGCCAATGTCTCGCTGCACGAGGCGGATGCCCTGCGCTGGGTGCGGCAGTACCGCGGCCCGCCCTTCGATCTGATCATCGACGACCTGTTTGGCGATGCGGATGGCGAGCCGCGGCGGGTGGTGGCGGCGGATGGCCGCTGGTTGCGCCGGTTGGGGCGGTTGCTGGCGCCAGACGGGACGCTGGTGTTCAACTTTGCGGCACTGGCGGAATTGCAGGCCTGTGCCTGGTTCCATGAGGAAACGCTACGCCGCCGTTATCCTTCCGCCTTTCGCCTGACGGCGCCGCAGTACGAGAACGCCATCGCGGCCTTACTCAGCCGCCCGACCCCGACGGCCCGACTGCGCCGGCAGCTGGCGGCCTGGCCGGACCTCGACCCCGCCCGGCGCAGCTGCCGCCTCAATTACCGCATCCGCCGGCTTTGA